The following proteins are encoded in a genomic region of Kosakonia oryzae:
- a CDS encoding ABC transporter ATP-binding protein, with translation MSFITIDNIWQEYGDHVVLERLNLQVKEGEFCSMVGASGCGKSTFLRLLLGQEKPSRGVITLEGKPLSAEPDSSRGVVFQRYSVFPHLTVLDNVAIGLELPQSPFFGRLFGAKKRAAREQARELLEKVGLGHALKKYPAQLSGGMQQRLAIAQAFIMQPRVLLLDEPFGALDPGIRKEMHALLLQLWGETRMTVFMVTHDLSEGFNLGTRLLVFDKVRIDPQAPNAFGARITYDIPLNETRLSAMSGAKPDNVYALRR, from the coding sequence ATGAGCTTTATCACTATCGACAATATCTGGCAGGAGTACGGCGACCACGTGGTGCTGGAGCGCCTGAACTTGCAGGTGAAAGAGGGGGAGTTTTGCTCGATGGTCGGCGCGTCCGGCTGCGGCAAATCAACCTTTCTGCGCCTGCTGCTCGGCCAGGAAAAACCGAGCCGCGGTGTCATCACGCTGGAGGGCAAACCGCTGAGCGCCGAACCGGACAGCAGCCGTGGCGTGGTGTTTCAGCGCTACTCGGTGTTCCCGCATCTCACGGTGCTGGATAACGTCGCCATTGGCCTTGAACTGCCGCAATCTCCGTTCTTTGGGCGGCTATTTGGCGCGAAAAAACGTGCCGCCCGCGAGCAGGCCAGAGAATTACTGGAAAAAGTCGGTCTTGGTCACGCGCTGAAGAAATATCCGGCGCAGCTCTCCGGCGGTATGCAACAGCGTTTAGCCATCGCTCAGGCTTTTATTATGCAACCGCGCGTCCTGCTGCTGGATGAGCCGTTTGGCGCGCTTGACCCCGGGATCCGTAAAGAGATGCATGCGCTGCTGCTGCAACTGTGGGGTGAAACCCGCATGACGGTCTTTATGGTGACCCACGATCTTTCGGAAGGCTTCAACCTCGGCACCCGCCTGCTGGTGTTCGACAAGGTGCGTATCGATCCGCAGGCACCCAATGCCTTCGGCGCGCGTATCACCTATGACATCCCGCTCAACGAAACGCGGCTCTCCGCGATGAGCGGCGCGAAGCCCGACAACGTCTACGCATTAAGGAGATAA
- a CDS encoding ABC transporter permease, producing MRQINRHPTPGMRTLLILLPFVLLLAAYFMGSAVRLEANPQDKLLPGLQQMLDALSRMAFTPDKRSGEYLFWMDTLVSLGRLLMGLAIASVIGLCIGITAGVFPLWRASLSPLMTVLSMIPPLAILPVLFIVFGLDELSKVMLIVIGITPMLARDLEQRACEIPAEILIKAQTLGANSWTLVLRVVLPQLLSRLLMSLRLLLGSAWLFLISAEAISSTAGLGYRIFLVRRYMAMDVIIPYVLWITLLAWLMDLALRQLHKTCFPWAEGGKA from the coding sequence ATGCGACAAATTAATCGCCATCCCACACCCGGTATGCGGACGCTGCTGATCCTGCTGCCTTTCGTCCTGCTGCTGGCCGCTTATTTTATGGGCTCGGCAGTACGGCTGGAGGCCAATCCACAGGATAAGCTGCTGCCCGGCCTGCAACAGATGCTGGATGCACTTTCACGGATGGCGTTTACCCCGGATAAACGCAGCGGCGAATACCTGTTCTGGATGGACACGCTGGTGAGCCTCGGCCGCTTGCTGATGGGCCTGGCCATCGCCTCGGTGATTGGTCTGTGCATTGGCATCACCGCCGGCGTTTTCCCGCTGTGGCGGGCGTCGTTATCGCCGCTGATGACGGTGCTGTCGATGATCCCGCCGCTGGCGATTTTACCGGTGCTGTTTATCGTTTTCGGCCTCGATGAGCTGTCGAAAGTGATGCTGATTGTCATTGGCATCACGCCGATGCTGGCCCGCGATCTGGAGCAGCGCGCCTGTGAAATTCCGGCGGAGATCCTGATCAAAGCGCAAACCCTCGGTGCCAATAGCTGGACGCTGGTGCTGCGGGTGGTGCTGCCGCAGTTGCTGTCGCGCCTGCTGATGTCGCTGCGTCTGCTGCTGGGTTCGGCGTGGCTGTTTCTCATCTCGGCAGAGGCGATCTCCTCAACCGCCGGGCTGGGCTACCGCATTTTCCTTGTGCGTCGCTATATGGCGATGGACGTCATCATCCCGTACGTCCTGTGGATCACGTTGCTGGCGTGGCTGATGGATCTGGCGCTGCGTCAGTTACACAAAACCTGTTTTCCCTGGGCGGAAGGAGGGAAGGCATGA
- a CDS encoding putative urea ABC transporter substrate-binding protein: MKKSPLFRSLVLSLAMLVSLPTFAAVKKEFNVCWTIYAGWMPWGTISSSKIIDKWASKYGIKINIVQLNDYIESINQYTAGQFDGCTMTNMDALTIPAAGGVDSTALILGSYSEGNDGVVMKGEGKTLNDLKGMKVYLPALSVSHYLLVRGLEKAGLAEKDVTVVNTSDADIVSAFGTPNVQAAVAWNPQLSVIKATPKTTEVFSSSQVPGELIDMMVVNSATLKDNPALGKALTGAWYEMMGLMKAQDATALNSMAAASGTDLAGYQAQLKTTHLFYTPADNIAFVTSAELAKTMQRVASFSFEKGLLGDGAQSADFIGMTFPGNVTQGDANNVKLRFDDSFVKMAAAGKL; this comes from the coding sequence ATGAAGAAATCTCCATTGTTCCGCTCTCTTGTGTTGTCGCTGGCGATGCTGGTCAGTCTCCCCACCTTTGCCGCCGTGAAAAAAGAGTTCAATGTCTGCTGGACTATCTACGCCGGATGGATGCCGTGGGGCACCATCAGCAGTAGCAAAATCATTGATAAATGGGCCAGTAAATACGGTATCAAGATCAATATCGTGCAACTGAACGACTATATCGAATCCATCAACCAGTACACCGCCGGCCAGTTTGATGGCTGCACCATGACCAATATGGATGCGTTGACCATTCCGGCTGCGGGCGGCGTTGACAGTACGGCGCTGATCCTCGGCAGTTACTCCGAAGGCAACGACGGCGTCGTGATGAAAGGCGAGGGCAAAACCCTCAACGATTTGAAAGGGATGAAAGTCTACCTGCCAGCTCTCTCCGTTTCTCACTATCTGCTGGTGCGCGGGCTGGAAAAAGCCGGGCTGGCGGAGAAAGACGTCACCGTGGTGAACACCTCCGATGCGGATATTGTCTCGGCGTTTGGCACGCCAAACGTGCAGGCCGCTGTCGCCTGGAACCCGCAGCTTTCCGTGATTAAAGCCACGCCGAAAACCACCGAAGTCTTTAGCTCCTCGCAGGTGCCGGGCGAATTGATCGATATGATGGTGGTCAACAGCGCCACCCTGAAAGATAACCCGGCGCTGGGTAAAGCGCTGACCGGCGCATGGTACGAAATGATGGGGCTGATGAAAGCGCAGGACGCCACGGCGCTTAATTCGATGGCCGCCGCTTCCGGCACCGATCTCGCCGGTTACCAGGCGCAACTGAAAACCACCCACCTGTTCTACACCCCGGCGGACAACATTGCTTTTGTGACGTCAGCGGAGCTGGCAAAAACCATGCAGCGCGTTGCCTCATTCTCCTTTGAAAAAGGCCTGCTCGGCGATGGTGCGCAGAGCGCAGATTTTATCGGTATGACCTTCCCCGGCAATGTTACGCAGGGCGATGCGAATAACGTGAAACTGCGCTTTGACGACAGCTTCGTGAAGATGGCCGCTGCCGGCAAGCTGTGA
- a CDS encoding glutathione S-transferase family protein: MLKILGKTSSINVRKVLWTCEEAGLDYLQEDYGSGFASTETDAFRALNPNAMVPVLLDDEFVLWESNSICRYLARKTGRSDLLPAEPQACAIVEHWMDWQATEFNNAWRYVFPALARKNPAFNDPKAIEAGIKEWNHCISILEQQLQRTGAFAAGETFTLADIVLGLSVNRWKMTPFEHPEVPAIDAWFARLNQRPAFLRHGNNGMV; this comes from the coding sequence ATGCTCAAAATCCTTGGCAAAACCTCTTCTATCAATGTGCGTAAAGTGTTGTGGACCTGCGAGGAAGCGGGGCTGGATTATTTACAGGAAGATTACGGCAGCGGTTTTGCCTCGACCGAGACCGACGCGTTCCGCGCACTGAACCCGAACGCCATGGTGCCCGTCCTGCTGGATGATGAGTTTGTGCTGTGGGAATCGAACTCGATTTGCCGCTACCTGGCGCGTAAAACGGGGCGCAGCGATCTGTTGCCTGCCGAACCGCAGGCCTGTGCCATTGTGGAGCACTGGATGGACTGGCAGGCCACCGAGTTTAACAACGCCTGGCGGTATGTCTTCCCCGCGCTGGCGCGCAAAAATCCGGCCTTTAACGATCCCAAAGCCATCGAGGCGGGTATCAAAGAGTGGAACCACTGCATCTCCATTCTGGAGCAGCAACTGCAACGCACCGGCGCCTTTGCCGCCGGCGAGACCTTTACGCTGGCGGATATCGTGCTGGGGCTGTCGGTGAATCGCTGGAAAATGACGCCGTTTGAACATCCGGAGGTTCCGGCTATCGACGCGTGGTTTGCGCGGCTGAACCAGCGCCCGGCGTTTTTGCGTCACGGTAATAACGGCATGGTGTAA
- the pgaD gene encoding poly-beta-1,6-N-acetyl-D-glucosamine biosynthesis protein PgaD has translation MQQPLIFTERRLLPRLIDIVLTLAAWVGFLWLIYHGMVKPIIAHPDMGPHPVVSTLNTLALYLLIAVLYGGALIIWARYNQYRFRHERRTRRSGLESEELAESFAITPELVAELNKARVLTVHHNENGSIKSVVIHHINTQTPA, from the coding sequence ATGCAACAGCCTTTAATTTTCACCGAGCGGCGTTTATTGCCACGCCTCATTGATATTGTGCTAACCCTGGCCGCCTGGGTGGGTTTTCTGTGGTTGATTTATCACGGCATGGTTAAGCCGATTATCGCCCATCCGGATATGGGGCCGCATCCGGTAGTGTCTACGCTAAATACGCTGGCGTTATACCTGCTTATTGCGGTGCTGTATGGCGGCGCGTTGATCATCTGGGCCAGGTATAACCAATACCGTTTTCGTCATGAACGTCGAACCAGACGCTCTGGGCTGGAGAGCGAAGAGCTCGCCGAAAGTTTTGCGATCACCCCCGAATTGGTGGCAGAGCTGAATAAGGCGCGGGTATTGACGGTGCATCACAACGAAAACGGCAGCATTAAATCGGTAGTCATCCATCACATTAATACGCAGACGCCAGCATAG
- the pgaC gene encoding poly-beta-1,6-N-acetyl-D-glucosamine synthase, translating into MIDRILAFLMLCLVLGLPFGAATLFTGTVILNFVFFWPLFMSALWITGGIYFWFHQERHWQWGEEVLPPELEGNPMISILIPCFNEGVNARETIEAALAQRYENFEVIAINDGSSDNTAEVLDQLACEYPTLRVIHLAENQGKAVALKTGAAAARSDFLVCIDGDALLERDTAAYLVEPLLRYPRVGAVTGNPRIRTRSTLVGRVQVGEFSSIIGLIKRTQRVYGQIFTVSGVITAFRRRALSEVGYWSPDMITEDIDISWKLQLKHWAIFYEPRALCWILMPETMKGLWKQRLRWAQGGAEVFLVNIRRLWSWEYRRMWPLFIEFCCSTTWAFAYAMSIVLFLLGMVVPLPPNLTIQQLMPPEFTGLMLGVMCLIQFFVSLMIERRYEKGIAGSLFWIIWFPVIYWMLSLFTTLVAFPKVMLKRQRARARWVSPDRGIGRM; encoded by the coding sequence ATGATTGATCGTATCCTGGCTTTTCTGATGCTTTGCCTGGTGCTTGGCCTGCCGTTTGGCGCGGCTACGCTGTTCACCGGGACGGTGATTCTGAACTTTGTCTTCTTCTGGCCACTGTTTATGTCCGCATTATGGATCACCGGCGGCATCTACTTTTGGTTTCATCAGGAACGCCACTGGCAATGGGGTGAGGAGGTTTTGCCGCCAGAGCTGGAAGGTAACCCGATGATCTCGATTTTGATCCCCTGTTTTAACGAGGGCGTCAACGCCCGCGAAACCATCGAAGCGGCGCTGGCTCAGCGTTATGAAAACTTTGAGGTGATCGCCATCAATGATGGATCTTCCGACAATACCGCCGAAGTTCTGGATCAACTTGCCTGTGAATATCCGACCTTGCGGGTTATCCACCTCGCGGAAAATCAGGGCAAAGCCGTGGCGCTGAAAACCGGTGCCGCCGCGGCGCGTAGTGATTTCCTTGTCTGTATTGATGGCGATGCTCTGCTTGAACGCGATACTGCCGCTTATTTGGTGGAACCGCTGTTGCGATATCCGCGAGTGGGGGCGGTAACGGGTAATCCGCGCATTCGGACGCGTTCAACGCTGGTGGGGCGGGTACAGGTGGGCGAGTTTTCGTCGATTATCGGCTTAATCAAACGAACGCAGCGTGTATATGGGCAGATCTTTACGGTCTCCGGCGTCATTACGGCATTTCGCCGCCGCGCGCTATCGGAGGTGGGTTACTGGAGCCCGGATATGATCACTGAAGATATCGATATTAGCTGGAAATTGCAGCTTAAACATTGGGCTATCTTCTACGAGCCGCGCGCGTTGTGCTGGATCCTGATGCCGGAAACGATGAAGGGGCTGTGGAAACAACGGTTGCGCTGGGCACAGGGAGGCGCGGAGGTGTTTCTGGTCAATATCCGTCGTCTGTGGTCGTGGGAATACCGCCGCATGTGGCCGCTTTTTATCGAGTTTTGCTGCTCCACAACCTGGGCATTCGCCTATGCCATGAGCATTGTACTGTTCCTGTTGGGTATGGTGGTGCCGCTGCCGCCTAATCTGACCATTCAACAGCTTATGCCGCCAGAATTTACCGGGCTGATGCTCGGTGTGATGTGCCTGATTCAGTTCTTTGTCAGCCTGATGATCGAACGCCGGTATGAAAAAGGTATTGCCGGTTCGCTGTTCTGGATTATCTGGTTTCCGGTCATTTACTGGATGCTGAGTCTGTTCACTACCCTGGTTGCCTTCCCTAAAGTGATGCTTAAACGCCAGCGCGCTCGCGCCCGCTGGGTTAGCCCCGATCGCGGTATCGGGAGGATGTGA
- the pgaB gene encoding poly-beta-1,6-N-acetyl-D-glucosamine N-deacetylase PgaB gives MLNYVLRIILLAAGWLLIAGYSGAETPRFLPPAERPQLEQNKPWPENHFLVLAYHDVEDQVADQRYLSVQTSALNDQMVWLRDNGYQPVSVQQILDAHNGGTPLPPKAVLISFDDGYSSFYTRVWPLLKAYNWPALWAPVGSWVDTPADKKVDFGGLMTERERFATWDMVRELSRSPLVEIGAHTWNSHYGSQANPQGSAEPVVANRLYNKVTGQYETEEQFTRRIDADVSHISASLRDATGKSPRVWVWPYGAANGTTLSIASKHGYQMAFTLNSGLGDVRDLMNIPRVLISLNPDISEFATEITRVQEASYARVMHIDLDYVYDPDPQQLSKNIDKLIQRVSDMKITHVFLQAFADPDGSGTVKALYFQNRWLPVRADLFNFLSWQLQTRAGVKVYAWMPVLSFDLESSLPRVESWDPKTGKTRVEPKQYQRLSPWSPEARKRIIEIYEDLARHAPFTGILFHDDALLSDFEDASPAAMQAYHDAGFSGDIGDIRNNPEEFQRWTRYKSRYLIDFTKQLTQVVRSIRGPQVRTARNIYAMPILQPESEAWYAQNLDDFLSTYDWTAPMAMPLMENIPLHESNAWLDKLVTTVAQHPGALSKTVFELQGLDWRSDSAHAEISGQQMAEWMYQLQKSGAASFGYYPDDFINGKPDISQVRPAFSSYWYPKND, from the coding sequence ATGCTGAATTATGTACTCCGTATCATTTTACTTGCTGCGGGCTGGTTGCTGATAGCGGGCTACAGCGGTGCCGAAACGCCGCGTTTTCTACCGCCTGCGGAACGTCCGCAGCTTGAGCAAAATAAGCCGTGGCCGGAAAACCATTTCCTGGTGCTGGCCTACCATGATGTTGAGGATCAGGTCGCCGATCAGCGCTACTTATCGGTGCAAACCAGCGCGCTGAACGATCAAATGGTCTGGCTGCGTGATAACGGCTATCAGCCCGTTAGTGTTCAGCAGATTCTGGATGCGCACAATGGAGGAACGCCCCTCCCTCCGAAAGCCGTGCTGATAAGCTTCGATGATGGCTACAGCAGTTTTTACACGCGCGTGTGGCCGTTGCTCAAAGCCTATAATTGGCCAGCACTGTGGGCACCGGTGGGCAGTTGGGTTGATACGCCAGCCGATAAGAAGGTGGATTTTGGCGGCCTGATGACCGAACGGGAACGGTTTGCAACCTGGGATATGGTGCGCGAATTGAGCCGCTCGCCATTGGTAGAGATTGGTGCCCATACCTGGAATTCTCACTATGGCAGCCAGGCTAACCCACAGGGGAGCGCAGAGCCGGTTGTTGCTAATCGCCTGTACAATAAAGTCACCGGTCAGTATGAAACCGAAGAACAATTCACCCGCCGTATAGATGCTGACGTCAGTCATATCTCTGCCTCGCTTCGTGATGCTACAGGGAAATCTCCTCGTGTCTGGGTCTGGCCTTACGGTGCCGCGAATGGAACCACTCTCTCTATTGCCAGCAAGCATGGCTATCAGATGGCCTTTACGCTCAACAGTGGCCTGGGCGACGTCCGCGATTTGATGAATATTCCACGCGTGCTGATCTCCCTTAATCCGGATATCAGCGAGTTCGCCACTGAAATTACCCGGGTGCAGGAAGCCAGCTATGCGCGGGTTATGCATATCGATCTGGATTACGTTTACGATCCGGATCCGCAGCAACTGAGCAAAAACATCGACAAGTTAATCCAGCGCGTTTCCGACATGAAAATCACGCATGTCTTTTTACAGGCTTTCGCCGACCCGGATGGCAGCGGAACAGTGAAAGCGCTCTATTTCCAGAATCGTTGGCTGCCGGTGCGTGCCGATTTGTTCAATTTTCTTTCCTGGCAGTTGCAGACTCGCGCAGGCGTCAAGGTTTATGCCTGGATGCCGGTACTCTCTTTCGATTTGGAGAGCAGTTTGCCGCGCGTTGAGAGCTGGGATCCGAAAACCGGCAAAACTCGCGTTGAGCCCAAGCAGTACCAGCGCCTTTCCCCCTGGAGCCCGGAAGCGCGCAAGCGCATCATCGAAATCTATGAAGATCTGGCGCGTCACGCGCCGTTCACCGGCATCCTGTTCCACGACGATGCGCTGTTGTCAGATTTTGAGGATGCCAGCCCGGCGGCGATGCAGGCGTATCACGACGCAGGCTTCAGCGGCGACATCGGCGATATCCGCAATAATCCGGAGGAATTTCAGCGTTGGACTCGCTATAAAAGTCGTTATTTGATTGATTTTACTAAACAACTTACGCAGGTCGTACGAAGTATTCGCGGCCCGCAGGTACGTACGGCGCGCAATATTTACGCCATGCCCATTCTGCAACCGGAAAGTGAGGCCTGGTATGCGCAGAATCTGGATGATTTCCTGAGTACTTACGACTGGACAGCGCCGATGGCGATGCCGCTGATGGAAAATATCCCGCTCCATGAAAGCAACGCCTGGCTGGATAAACTGGTGACCACCGTAGCGCAGCATCCCGGCGCATTAAGTAAAACCGTCTTTGAATTGCAGGGACTCGACTGGCGCAGCGACAGCGCTCATGCCGAAATCAGCGGCCAACAAATGGCGGAATGGATGTATCAGCTCCAGAAAAGTGGGGCGGCGAGTTTTGGTTACTATCCCGATGATTTCATTAATGGAAAACCGGATATCTCGCAGGTAAGACCGGCATTCTCCTCATACTGGTATCCCAAAAATGATTGA
- the pgaA gene encoding poly-beta-1,6 N-acetyl-D-glucosamine export porin PgaA — translation MDRQLHVRTRARLCWALSLLLLSASANAVDSTYDQLVLQARDGQTGGLLNWLQNQEKQGALNVNQVADWLQVAGWAERDEEVIRVWQRYRSQMTIPARGVAAVAQAYRNLKQWDSSLALWEKARQMEPANDDLRMAWILTLADAQRNTLALSEAQRLVHDNPGVQQYQTLAYVWRAQGKSWDALFAITQAWQKEGENRSVKADLLDAWTANRIADPALVLSRTMDLPAGQKRSLELNAAAELVRVAQQTSRGEAERFLVADKALARYDTLLAQWKGLPEAQDDYRQARIDRLGALLARNDFADVVREYHALQAEGKPVPDYVDGWVASALLSQREPEDAYRLFGRHPAHIEPEMFYAAIESENFPAAKRIVDQMVANTPYLVYEYGSPVPSPNDRWLTSRILLSRYYSSANDLPAAEKLTANMASTAPGNQSLRINYASVLAARGRTHAAEQQLKLAEVVEPSNLDLERQQAYTAQSLQEWQQFEQLTQDVVTRSPEEPATKELARARAIHHMYELRISGSKGISSDSPISGTRDFTWNSVLYGPPIADHWRLFAGMNFATGEFAEGKGYNRDVPGGVEFTTRDYWVEAELSNQNFGRGNKPGARLSAWHDFSDSWRIGGSAERLSAGTPLRALRNGITANGGQVYVRWYQNERREYRLSVAPTWFSDGNQRVEYGLSGKERLWTSPHFMLDLTPDISASTNTRENVPYYNPKRDFSVTPGLSAQHIMYRHYDLVWSQQFVGGLGAYWQKDHGTGLVTQLGYGQRVQWNNVLDTGVLVTWDKRPYDGERERNLGVSFDMNLRF, via the coding sequence ATGGATAGACAATTACATGTTCGCACCCGCGCCAGACTTTGTTGGGCATTGAGTTTATTGCTACTGTCTGCCTCGGCAAATGCCGTCGATTCGACCTACGATCAACTGGTTTTGCAGGCGCGTGACGGTCAGACCGGGGGATTACTTAACTGGCTGCAAAACCAGGAAAAACAGGGTGCGCTGAATGTTAATCAGGTGGCGGACTGGTTGCAGGTGGCGGGCTGGGCCGAACGTGATGAGGAAGTGATACGCGTCTGGCAACGATACCGTTCACAAATGACGATCCCTGCTCGGGGAGTCGCGGCCGTTGCTCAGGCTTATCGCAACCTGAAACAGTGGGATTCCTCCCTGGCGCTATGGGAAAAAGCGCGTCAAATGGAACCGGCTAACGACGATTTACGTATGGCCTGGATCCTGACGCTGGCTGATGCGCAGCGCAATACCCTTGCGCTTAGCGAGGCGCAGCGGCTCGTGCACGATAATCCGGGCGTGCAGCAATATCAGACGCTGGCTTATGTCTGGCGAGCGCAGGGTAAGAGCTGGGATGCACTGTTTGCTATCACTCAGGCCTGGCAAAAAGAAGGGGAAAATAGGTCGGTCAAAGCCGATCTCCTTGATGCATGGACGGCCAACCGCATTGCGGATCCGGCTCTGGTTCTGTCACGGACCATGGATCTGCCCGCCGGACAAAAGCGCAGCCTGGAGCTGAATGCGGCAGCGGAACTGGTGCGAGTCGCGCAGCAGACCTCACGCGGAGAGGCAGAACGATTTCTCGTGGCTGACAAAGCGCTGGCGCGTTATGACACACTTCTGGCGCAGTGGAAGGGGCTTCCTGAAGCGCAAGATGATTATCGCCAGGCGCGCATTGATCGCCTGGGTGCACTGCTGGCGCGAAATGATTTTGCCGATGTCGTGCGTGAGTATCACGCGCTGCAGGCGGAGGGCAAACCGGTTCCCGATTATGTTGACGGCTGGGTGGCTTCTGCACTGCTTTCGCAGCGTGAACCGGAAGATGCGTACCGGTTATTTGGGCGACATCCGGCGCATATCGAACCGGAGATGTTTTACGCCGCGATTGAGAGCGAAAATTTTCCAGCGGCAAAGCGCATTGTCGATCAAATGGTCGCCAATACCCCCTACCTGGTCTATGAATATGGTTCGCCGGTGCCGTCGCCCAACGATCGGTGGCTCACCAGCCGGATCCTGCTTTCCCGCTATTATTCCTCGGCGAACGATCTGCCCGCAGCGGAAAAACTGACCGCCAACATGGCAAGCACCGCGCCGGGTAATCAGTCGTTGCGCATCAACTATGCTTCGGTACTGGCGGCACGTGGCCGGACGCATGCCGCCGAGCAACAACTTAAACTTGCCGAGGTAGTGGAACCCTCAAATCTGGATCTGGAGCGTCAGCAGGCTTATACGGCGCAATCCTTACAGGAGTGGCAGCAGTTCGAGCAGCTAACGCAGGATGTGGTAACCCGCAGCCCGGAAGAACCGGCGACAAAAGAGCTTGCCCGGGCCAGAGCGATTCACCATATGTATGAACTGCGCATTAGCGGCAGCAAAGGCATCTCTTCCGACAGCCCCATTAGCGGTACGCGCGATTTTACCTGGAACTCTGTTTTATATGGCCCGCCGATTGCCGATCACTGGCGACTTTTTGCCGGGATGAATTTTGCAACCGGCGAGTTTGCTGAAGGCAAGGGCTACAACCGGGACGTGCCCGGCGGCGTCGAGTTTACGACCCGTGATTACTGGGTTGAAGCAGAGCTGTCAAATCAGAATTTCGGTCGCGGCAACAAGCCTGGCGCGCGGCTTTCCGCCTGGCATGACTTTAGCGACAGTTGGCGCATCGGCGGTTCTGCAGAACGTCTCTCCGCCGGTACGCCGCTGCGTGCACTACGCAATGGCATCACCGCAAATGGCGGACAAGTTTATGTGCGCTGGTATCAAAACGAACGCCGGGAATATCGTCTGAGCGTCGCACCAACCTGGTTTTCCGATGGTAACCAGCGCGTGGAATATGGGCTAAGCGGCAAAGAGCGTCTATGGACTTCGCCCCATTTCATGCTCGATCTCACTCCGGATATCAGCGCCAGCACAAATACGCGAGAAAACGTGCCTTACTACAACCCCAAACGCGACTTTTCCGTGACGCCTGGACTCTCTGCGCAACACATCATGTACCGACATTACGATCTGGTATGGAGCCAGCAATTTGTTGGCGGCCTTGGGGCGTACTGGCAAAAGGATCACGGTACGGGGCTGGTGACGCAACTGGGTTATGGGCAGAGGGTGCAATGGAACAATGTCCTGGATACGGGCGTTTTAGTGACATGGGATAAGCGCCCTTACGATGGTGAACGTGAACGAAACCTGGGTGTTTCCTTTGATATGAACCTACGGTTTTAA